The sequence below is a genomic window from Desulfatirhabdium butyrativorans DSM 18734.
AGTCAAGTCTCGAGGAACTTTACATGAGCCATACCGGCAAGGACAACCCCCATACTCTGGAGGCGGCATGATGCATACGATTTGGACCATTTCTCGAAAAGAAAGCGCGCAGATGCTGCGCAGTCAACGGGGCCTGCTGTGGTTGGTGGCCTTCAGCGGTCTGCTGTCGGCGTTCAGTCTGTTATTGGTGAGTAACACCGAACTGAGCCTGCTCGACAACGCGCAGGTGCTCTACATGATGGCCGGGACGGTCATGGCCGCAGGAGCGCTTTTGGCCGTCATTTTGGGAAGCGATGCCTACGCCGGGGAAAAGGAGCGCGGCACGTTGGCGCCTCTTTTGTGCGCCCCAATCGCTGCAAACGCGTTGCTCGCCGGAAAGGCCATGGGGTTGCTCGCCGCCTGGGGGGTCATGTTCGTGGTGTCGACACCGTACCTGTGGGCCGTGGGCGCGAGCGGCCAGAATCTTGGAGCCGCCTTGTGTTGCCTGGCCCTTTTCGGCACGCCGGTGGTGATCGGGTTCGGGTATCTGGCCATGGCCTTATCGGCCCGAACGGGAAGCGTTCTGGCATCGTTGTTGAGCACGGTCACGCTGTTGATGCTGGCCGCAAGTCCGCTGATCATCGGTCCCGGTCTGCGCGGCACAGCCATTGGCCGGATCCTGGATGCAGTCAACCCGTTTGCCGGAGCGCTCAACACCTTCGACAGTGTCATTATCGACAGTGATCCTTTTTCCGCTCAAACGGCAAGGCTGACGCTGGTGGTGGTATGGTTGGGACTATGTTTGATTGCGGCCCGGCGAAGCGCCGCCCGCCCCGATTTTCAATGAGGAAGGGAATGTCATGAAAAAATGGAAATACTTGCTGACAGCAATCGTCTCAACATTCCTGTTTACGGCCGTTTCTGTATCGGCCCAGGTGCCTGTATCCCTTGATCTCCAGTCTGACGGGAAAAATCCTTCGTCTCCTGTCATGGGGGACCACCTGCAATTCTGGAGTACCATCACCAACACGGGAACTTCCCCTATTGAGGGTCTGGTAGCGTGGGTCAGTCTGGTGGAAATTGATCCAGGCAATGAACAACCGGTGGATTTGGAAGACTGGAGCGCTCATAAGGCTGTAACCGGAGTATCTCTTGCACCAGGCAAATCCTTGAGAACCGATTGGCCGATGCGATTGATCAAGGCCGGCGACTACCGGGTCGTGATCAGCGTCACCGACCGCATCGGCCGACAAGTGCACACCAGCCCGACCATCCAGTTTCATGTCCGGCAAAAGCCGGTGCTCCAAGCGGGACGGGTGATCCCGGTGGCAGCGGGGATTCCCCTGCTGATTGTCGGTTTGATGGTTTTCAATAAGGCGAAACAGCGCCACAAAAGGGTTTTTTCAACACATGGTCAAATACGAGAAGGGTAGACATATATATCGGGCTGCGATTCGACGTGTGCAATATTCATGGCGCTTTGCTCCACACCTGTGGATGAAAACAGTCCGGGAATCCACTGCTCACTAACATGCTTTTATGATAAGGTAGTGTCTGAACGGAAAACCCCTATTCGGAGCAGCGCGTCGCCTGCGGGCAGGCAATTTTGCGATACAGCGTGAAATCCTGCGGAACACAGGACAGCCGCCCGATATCGTAAGGGCCGGGCGGGTCCGGATTCATCCAGAGAAGCCGAATCTAATGAATTCATAGGGTTTCTATCGTACTTTCTCTTGGAGAACGCCCGGCTCAATCACGCCTTTGGCGTGATCTCCGGCGGCTTCAGACAAGTTCCCGCTGCATCGCAAAACAGCCTGCCCTCCGGCTCAGGTTTTACCCAAAACGGGTTTTCCGTTCAGGCACTAAGGTAGCGCTTCATCGCCGGCTGACGGACCTTACCCTCAATGCGTGGCGAAAGCGACAGCTTCCTGAGGTCTCTTGATGGCAACGAGCCTGAACACGGCAATATTCGAATGGATTCAATCCGGCGCAGGAACACATCCGGTGATGGATGGGTTGGCTGTATTCTTCGCCGAAGGCGGCCCCTTTCTGGCGGCGATTCAGTTTGCCGCTTTCTGGCTCTTTGTTGGGGAAAAGAGACGCCTGGCGCTTCTTGAGGCGATATGGGCGGCGGCCTTCGGTTTGCTGATCAATCAATTGATCAGCTTGTTCTATTACCATCCGCGCCCTTTCATGATCGGCCTCTGCAAGCCGCTTTTCCCGCATGCACCGGAAACCTCCTTTCCCAGCGACCACGCCACATTGCTGTTCACCGCCGCCTTCTATCTGCTGCTGGCTCGGCGCTGGATCGCCTGCGGCGCCCCCCTGCTGTTGCTCGCGTTTCTCACAGCCTGGGGCCGTGTCTACAGCGGCATTCATTTTCCCTTTGACATAGCGGGAAGTATGGTAGTCGGTCTTCTGAGCGCCGGATGGACACGTCTTGTTGCAAACCGGTTGTATCCGTTGAATGAACGATTGATCCGGATCGTTGGACCGTTGGCGGATCGATGGATCCGAAAGAACCAAAGGCGGGCAAAGGAAACATAGAACGGTGGGCGATGGGTGTCCATTGCCGGATAGAGTTATGAAAACAACGGGTTGCCGGGTGGAGGAACGGTGAAAATCCTGGTCGTCGATGACGAGAAGACGTTGCTGGATCAATTGAAGAAGGCGCTCGAACGCCAGCGCTATCTGGTCGAAACCGCACTCGACGGAGAAGAGGCTCTGGACAAGCTCTTCGATAACCCGGTCGATCTGATCATTCTCGATATCCTGCTGCCCAAAATGGATGGCTTGTCCGTTCTGCGTGAGATCCGGCAGGCGGGCACAACCACGCCCGTTCTCATGCTGACGGCAAGGGGTGACATCGATGACAGGATTCAGGGACTGGATCTGGGCGCGGACGACTATCTGGGCAAGCCGTTTTCACTGGACGAGTTGCTGGCGCGCGTGCGCGCCCTGTTGCGTCGATCCGGCGGGCAGGCGAGCTCGGTGTTGGCCGTCGGGGACCTGTGTCTCGACACCGTCAGCCGGGAGGTACGCAAGGGCGAGCGTCTCGTGGACCTGACCGCCCGGGAATTTGCCATTCTGGAATTTCTCCTCTACAACAAAAACCGGGTCGTATCACGCTTCAGCCTGGCGGAGCACGTGTGGGGCGATGCGTTCGATCCGTTCAGCATGTCCAATTTCATGGATGTTCACATGAAAAACCTGCGCAGGAAGATTGGGGATACCGCCGGCCAGAGCACCCTCATCCGGACCATTCGCGGAGTCGGCTACACGATCAAGGACCCGGTGGAATGACGGTTCGGCTCAAAATTACCCTGCTGATTTCGGCTGCCGGTTTTCTCTCCAGCCTGGTGTTTTCGGGAATCGTCTTGTGGGAAATGCTGGAGCAGCCGTTCCATATCATCGATTCGGATCTCGAATCGACTGCCAGAAGGGCGATTCAGGTTCTGGCGGCGGCAGATGCGAAAGCGGCTGCGGACGGGCTGTTGTCTGCAGAGGATGAACCGTATTGGCTGGAAATTCGAGACGGCGTTTCCGGTAACGTCATCTACCGCTCGAAAATGGCCAGGCGGATCGAAATCCCGGAGCAGGCCTTTGGTTCCCGGGCCAAAATCCATCGCGCCATTTCCCGGCAAACCGGAGATCGGCAGCAGGATCAGGAGCCGGGAAACGAGGTGAGTTTCCGGGTCCGGAAATTTGACATGTCACAGGGAGGAAGGACGTTTCAGGTTCGCGCCGGCCGCCCCATCGAAAATCTGGAAGAAGAGATCTGGGACACCACGATCACCGTTGCCTGCGGACTCGTTTTTTCCGGCTTTCTGCTGATGGGGATCAGTTTCCTGACGGCCGGATTCATCCTGAAACCCATCCAGCGGATGAACGAGCTGGCCCGGGATATCAGCGAAAAACATCTCGAGCGGAGACTGCCGCTATCGACTGGCCGGCGCGATGAATTCAGCGCACTGGCGCAGACCCTCAACAGGGTTTTCGACCGGTTGCAGCACGCTTTTCTGCAACAAAAGCGGCTGCTTGCCGATGCGTCCCACGAATTGAAAACGCCCCTGACCATGATGCGTTTGGCCCTGGATGAGATTCATTCGGAGCTCGGCGAGACCGGGTCCGATCCACAAGCCGAAAGCCACGAGCGGATGACCGAGCAGGTGCTTCGGATGGAGCGGCTGGTCAAAAGCCTGCTGGATCTCTCATCCCTTGAAATCGAGGCCGCCGTCACAAGAGCGCCGATCGATCTGGGCGAAATCCTGAAATCCCTGATCGCCGAATACCGTTTCATGGCTGATGTGCGCGGCATTGCCATCCGCGTCACCCTTCCTGAGCGGCTTGAAATGGCTGGGGATGCGGACAAACTGGCCCGGGCTTTTTCCAATATTCTGGATAACGCCGTCAAATACGCAGCCGATGGCGGGCAGGTTGAAGTGGTGGGGGAAAGATCCGACGCCGATTGGAAGATCACTGTCGTCAACGACGGCCCGGGTGTGCCGGCATCGGAAATTTCAAGAGTTTTCGAGCAGTTCTATCGGGTGGAACAATCCCGTTCGTTGCGCCTCGGCGGCTCGGGTCTGGGGCTGGCCATCGTCAAGCGGATCATTGAACTTCACGGCGGCGCCGTGCAATTGGCAAGCGAACCGGGACGCTGGACGCGCGTGACGGTCACGCTGTCCTATAGCCATCCAGGCCCAATTTTGAAAAGTCGCTGATGAAGTGGCTAAAGCAGCTTTGGATGATTCCCCGGGTGATGGCGCCTGGCACCGCCGCCCGATTGGATACGGGGAATGGATCGTTGGTGCCGCCACTGGCAGCGAATTCCCCTGCAACCGGAAAAATGGGTAGATGAAATTGCAAAGCACGCTGTACCATCCAGAGAAGTCTTCTTCAACGTGTGGATAAGCCAAATTGCAGAAGTTCTGCTGCAGCATTTGTACGAGCCGCCTTCCGTTACCGCCGAGTGAGCGTCAGTATCCGGATACCGGCCAGAACAAAGCAGAGAGGGGAGAGCCAGAAGAGACGGGGCGGCAGCAGTGTGGCGCCATAGAAAGCGCAGGCAACCAGAAATCCGGCCACAGCCAGCCGTTGGATCACCGTACGCAAAGGTTTGACGATTGCCAGGCGGTCCTCCGGGGAAAGCCGGACTCCAGAACGTTGGCCAGCGTTGGACATCGTAGGGGCGACCCGCCGGTCGCCCCTACAGGCTGCGCACTGCCCACCAACGTATTTTAACGATAAATAGTGCCTGAACGGAAAACCCGTTTTGGGTACAGCCTGCCCGCAGGCGACGCGCTGCTCCGAATAGGGGTTTTCCGTTCAGGCACTAAACAAGCGAACCTGAACGGGCTGTGCCTTAAGAACGGGAATTTTCCTTGAACCATGATCCGTGATGATTCTTCCTGTGAGGACAGATTGAGCAAAACCGGGCACATTCATGTTGCATGCGCCATCATCGAGCGTGATGGGTTCATTCTGGCTGCCCAGCGAAGCGCAACCATGAGTATGCCGCTCAAGTGGGAATTTCCGGGTGGTAAAATGGATCCTGGCGAATCCCCGGAAGGGTGTCTGAAGCGTGAGATTGATGAGGAGTTGGGTATCCAGGTGAGCGTTGGTAGAAATCTTCCCGTCTGCACCTATCGTTACCCGGCATTTACCATCTCGCTCTATCCGTTTATCTGTGCGATCGAAAGGGGGGAGATCGTCCTTCATGAACACGCTGCAATCGCCTGGCTGTCGCCTGAGAAACTTCACACCCTCGAATGGGCGGAGGCCGATGTGCCGGTGCTGGCGTCCTATCTTGCCCAAATCAAGGCCAAGATCCGATGAAAAACCTTGTTCCTGGCATATATGAATCGTTGATCGACGAGTGTCTCCGAGATGCCATTTCCCGGCGTCCCGAGTTAAGGACCGTCTTTGGCAAGATCGACCCGGAAGAGCAGCCCGGTTTGTATGCATCATTTGTGGCAAAGGTTCTTGAACAGGCGCTCCGTGAAGACTCCGACCCGGAAAGAAGATTGGCGCTCTGTAACCGGATTCTTGACCAGGTTGCCAGTGAACCGGGTC
It includes:
- a CDS encoding undecaprenyl-diphosphatase; the encoded protein is MATSLNTAIFEWIQSGAGTHPVMDGLAVFFAEGGPFLAAIQFAAFWLFVGEKRRLALLEAIWAAAFGLLINQLISLFYYHPRPFMIGLCKPLFPHAPETSFPSDHATLLFTAAFYLLLARRWIACGAPLLLLAFLTAWGRVYSGIHFPFDIAGSMVVGLLSAGWTRLVANRLYPLNERLIRIVGPLADRWIRKNQRRAKET
- a CDS encoding ABC transporter permease; this translates as MMHTIWTISRKESAQMLRSQRGLLWLVAFSGLLSAFSLLLVSNTELSLLDNAQVLYMMAGTVMAAGALLAVILGSDAYAGEKERGTLAPLLCAPIAANALLAGKAMGLLAAWGVMFVVSTPYLWAVGASGQNLGAALCCLALFGTPVVIGFGYLAMALSARTGSVLASLLSTVTLLMLAASPLIIGPGLRGTAIGRILDAVNPFAGALNTFDSVIIDSDPFSAQTARLTLVVVWLGLCLIAARRSAARPDFQ
- a CDS encoding sensor histidine kinase, whose product is MTVRLKITLLISAAGFLSSLVFSGIVLWEMLEQPFHIIDSDLESTARRAIQVLAAADAKAAADGLLSAEDEPYWLEIRDGVSGNVIYRSKMARRIEIPEQAFGSRAKIHRAISRQTGDRQQDQEPGNEVSFRVRKFDMSQGGRTFQVRAGRPIENLEEEIWDTTITVACGLVFSGFLLMGISFLTAGFILKPIQRMNELARDISEKHLERRLPLSTGRRDEFSALAQTLNRVFDRLQHAFLQQKRLLADASHELKTPLTMMRLALDEIHSELGETGSDPQAESHERMTEQVLRMERLVKSLLDLSSLEIEAAVTRAPIDLGEILKSLIAEYRFMADVRGIAIRVTLPERLEMAGDADKLARAFSNILDNAVKYAADGGQVEVVGERSDADWKITVVNDGPGVPASEISRVFEQFYRVEQSRSLRLGGSGLGLAIVKRIIELHGGAVQLASEPGRWTRVTVTLSYSHPGPILKSR
- a CDS encoding (deoxy)nucleoside triphosphate pyrophosphohydrolase; translated protein: MIRDDSSCEDRLSKTGHIHVACAIIERDGFILAAQRSATMSMPLKWEFPGGKMDPGESPEGCLKREIDEELGIQVSVGRNLPVCTYRYPAFTISLYPFICAIERGEIVLHEHAAIAWLSPEKLHTLEWAEADVPVLASYLAQIKAKIR
- a CDS encoding response regulator transcription factor; amino-acid sequence: MKILVVDDEKTLLDQLKKALERQRYLVETALDGEEALDKLFDNPVDLIILDILLPKMDGLSVLREIRQAGTTTPVLMLTARGDIDDRIQGLDLGADDYLGKPFSLDELLARVRALLRRSGGQASSVLAVGDLCLDTVSREVRKGERLVDLTAREFAILEFLLYNKNRVVSRFSLAEHVWGDAFDPFSMSNFMDVHMKNLRRKIGDTAGQSTLIRTIRGVGYTIKDPVE